TGATATCTCTCACCAATACCAAACCATTTAATGGAAAGTTCTGGATTCCGAGGTGCTaattggtaaaataaaaaataaaaaacattcaCACTTTTTTTTAATGAGATGTCTAGATAGGTTTGAACACAAAACCGCTCCTAAACACGAAAGGAGATGTAGAATCATACAGCATCATTGCAAAGGACCATTTCCTAACCATGCAATGCATATTCAGTTGACTCCAAAAAACGATTAGATTGTAGTTCAgacaataatcaaaaaaaaaaattttgaagcATGGCCATTCTCCTAATCTCTGTGTACATATGTAGTCAGTCAACATGTCAAGAAAAATCATAagctaagattttttttttaaaagacacCACTTTTGAGTTTCACGAACGGGTTTCAAACACCACAAGTCAAAGATAAATCTCACATTGGTGTATGAAATGAAAGTGGGAACATTGGCAGATACCTCAGTGCAAACTCCCACAATCTCATCAACAGAGTCTTCAAAAAGATCCCTCTTTGATAGTTTCTTTGTCATATGGTCCTTGAATTTCTTAGTCTCCTGTATCACACATCATTCATACATAAAGCAACCAGAATTTGAGTATGAACAGAGATGGGAGAAGGGGGTTAAGTTAGCTCACAGCTTCGGCGAATTCGGGAATTGGATCCGGGAACTTGTACTCCGCAGCTCTGCATAAGAACCCTCTCCGTggcaaagaagaaagagaaaagtTTGTGGATTTGGCTGTCAAACGCCGGTGAAGAAACTGGGTCGGTTTGATTGCGCACGAACTCCCGGCTTGTGAAGAAAGATTGAAGATTGTTGGAAGAGCACAACGGATTGATGAATGGAATTGAAGCCGAGTAGAGAAGAGAGCCGCGTCCATTTTGCACACTTCCGCTTCACTCTCGAAACCTTATCTTTTTACTCTGTTCAGCTGAGGGGTTTAAGCGGAGGTTTCGATTTGAGCATGGAAAAAGTTAGAGGGTTAAATaagaaagcaaaagaaaatatatcagcAAAGTTCAGGGGTGAAAATGTAAGAAACTAAAAGATATGAGGGAAAAAGGATAAAAGATCCTGTTCAAGTAAGTTGTCGTGACCCCTGATGCTTTCTAGACATATATAAACAAGCCTTACTTTCACCGTCtttccgatgtgggactttTAGTTCCCCCACTTCCCTGCTAACCGCATGACACGTGTAGTTACTTAGTTAGTGACTTAATTCAAAACCTGACTCATAACCAGAAACAAATTCTAATCCGTAGACAAACCAGATTAAAACTCTAGATCAATAAGTTTTCTTAACCACCCGGTATATCTGTTGGACTTCCATGAAATTTCTTTGAATCTTTATAGCCGTGAACCATATCATCAAAGGAACAAAATTTTATCTCCCGCTTGAAGGCACTCAAATAGCTCCATAAAGAATGTAACAACTAAAAGTGCAAAACTACAGAGGGACAAATCTTCACTTCAatgtctctatctctctctagaAGAAAATCTCTACTTTCTTTTCAGTCATCTCAAGAACATGGTCTCTAGCGCACGTGAGAGCACTCTGGATTCAAATAAAGAACAAAAGCCTCAGCAACCAGAATCTTTTAACAAGGAGATATATGTTGTTACCTGTCCAAACTTGGTGATGAAGTTGTTCCCCCGGTTAATAGATGTAACCGTGACATCTTCATTAGCTTTTAGAGCTTGAGCAATGGCGAATGCTCCATCATCCTTCACATGAAGCGAATAACAAGATTC
The Raphanus sativus cultivar WK10039 chromosome 1, ASM80110v3, whole genome shotgun sequence DNA segment above includes these coding regions:
- the LOC130510447 gene encoding protein PLASTID REDOX INSENSITIVE 2, chloroplastic is translated as MDAALFSTRLQFHSSIRCALPTIFNLSSQAGSSCAIKPTQFLHRRLTAKSTNFSLSSLPRRGFLCRAAEYKFPDPIPEFAEAETKKFKDHMTKKLSKRDLFEDSVDEIVGVCTEIFETFLRSEYGGPGTLLVIPFIDMADTLNERELPGGPQAARAAIKWAQDHVDKDWKEWTGTD